In the genome of Petrotoga olearia DSM 13574, one region contains:
- a CDS encoding ABC transporter ATP-binding protein, with translation MTNQYDNEYILEFENVTKRFGGLMAVNNFNGYLKNGELLGLIGPNGAGKTTLFNLITGIYTPDTGKILFKKQKINSKKPHEITQLGIARTFQNIRLFKDMTVLENVLVSQHLKLKSWIWLFKSVLKTPDVLKVEKEMQNEAWDLLEEVGLSVYANDKANSLPYGLQRKLEIARALATGANLLLLDEPAAGMNPHETSELMEFIKHIRQEFELSILIIEHDMKVIMGICERIYVLDYGRKIAEGSPQEIQKDPLVIKAYLGEELAI, from the coding sequence ATGACTAACCAATACGATAACGAATATATCTTAGAATTTGAGAATGTAACCAAAAGATTTGGAGGTTTAATGGCAGTTAATAACTTCAATGGCTATTTGAAAAATGGCGAATTACTTGGTCTAATAGGTCCCAATGGGGCAGGGAAAACCACTCTTTTCAATTTGATCACTGGTATATACACTCCAGATACTGGAAAAATTTTATTTAAGAAACAAAAAATAAATTCTAAAAAACCTCATGAAATAACTCAGTTGGGAATTGCTAGAACTTTTCAAAATATTCGATTGTTTAAAGATATGACAGTTCTAGAAAATGTTTTAGTCTCTCAGCATTTGAAATTGAAAAGTTGGATTTGGCTTTTTAAAAGTGTTTTAAAAACTCCTGACGTTTTAAAAGTGGAAAAAGAGATGCAAAACGAAGCCTGGGATCTTCTAGAAGAAGTCGGATTGTCTGTTTACGCTAATGACAAGGCAAACTCTCTTCCATATGGATTACAAAGAAAGTTAGAAATCGCAAGAGCACTTGCCACCGGAGCAAACCTACTTCTGTTAGACGAACCAGCAGCAGGAATGAACCCTCATGAAACGAGCGAATTGATGGAATTTATAAAACATATAAGACAGGAGTTTGAGCTATCTATTCTCATTATAGAGCATGACATGAAAGTTATCATGGGAATTTGTGAGCGTATTTATGTATTGGATTATGGAAGAAAAATCGCTGAAGGAAGTCCACAGGAGATTCAAAAAGATCCTTTGGTAATAAAAGCCTATTTAGGTGAGGAGTTGGCAATATGA
- a CDS encoding ABC transporter ATP-binding protein translates to MNSENSNIILKISDMNVHYGGIHAVKGIDMEIKKNEITTLIGSNGAGKTTTLNGIMNVVKKSSGTVLLDNTDITSIETHKIVEKGVVLVPEGRRIFPNLTVLENLRLGSYSRKDSEKISEDFDWVLTLFPRLKERLKQLGGTLSGGEQQMLAVARGLMSRPKVLMLDEPSLGLAPILVKEVLETIEKICEEGVTILLVEQNAVGALKIAHYGYVLETGKIVLEGPAKDLLENDEVRKTYLGVTV, encoded by the coding sequence ATGAACAGTGAAAATTCAAACATAATTCTTAAAATATCTGATATGAACGTTCACTATGGTGGTATCCATGCAGTAAAAGGAATCGATATGGAAATCAAAAAGAATGAAATCACAACGTTGATTGGATCAAATGGAGCGGGAAAAACTACAACCTTGAATGGGATAATGAATGTCGTTAAAAAGAGCAGTGGAACGGTGCTTTTAGATAATACTGATATTACAAGCATAGAAACACATAAGATTGTAGAAAAGGGCGTAGTTCTAGTCCCTGAAGGCAGACGTATATTCCCCAATCTAACGGTTTTAGAAAACCTCCGTTTGGGTTCGTATTCTCGCAAAGACTCTGAAAAGATAAGCGAAGATTTCGATTGGGTACTCACACTCTTCCCACGATTAAAGGAGAGGCTTAAGCAACTTGGAGGCACACTATCTGGGGGAGAACAACAAATGTTAGCCGTTGCAAGAGGGTTAATGTCAAGGCCAAAGGTTCTGATGCTCGACGAACCTTCTCTTGGGTTAGCTCCGATACTGGTCAAAGAAGTTTTAGAAACTATTGAAAAAATATGTGAAGAGGGAGTAACCATATTGTTAGTAGAACAAAACGCCGTTGGTGCGCTAAAAATCGCTCATTATGGTTATGTCTTAGAAACCGGCAAAATTGTTCTCGAAGGACCTGCAAAAGATCTCTTAGAAAACGATGAAGTTAGGAAAACTTATCTAGGAGTGACGGTTTAA
- a CDS encoding (2Fe-2S)-binding protein, which yields MRIQNHPILSFNRGKQIKFYYNGKELIGYEGETIGAALYANGVFKFSESKKLHRPRGIFCAIGHCSSCLMTVDGVPNVRTCITPLKDGMKVESQNIGVEINE from the coding sequence ATGAGAATACAAAATCATCCCATACTAAGTTTCAATAGAGGAAAGCAAATAAAGTTCTATTACAATGGTAAAGAATTGATAGGTTACGAAGGAGAAACCATTGGGGCAGCATTGTACGCAAATGGTGTTTTTAAATTCAGTGAAAGTAAGAAATTACACAGACCAAGAGGAATTTTCTGCGCTATTGGACATTGTTCCTCCTGCTTGATGACAGTTGATGGAGTCCCAAACGTAAGAACGTGCATAACTCCTCTAAAAGATGGAATGAAAGTGGAATCCCAAAATATCGGAGTTGAGATAAATGAGTAA
- a CDS encoding FAD-dependent oxidoreductase — protein MSKIENLELLVVGGGPAGLSAALAAANYGIKVSLAEEREFLGGQLIKQTHRFFGSEKEYAGTRGIDILRKLIDEVNKNKNIEVLLSSRVLGIYEDNVVTILNDHKMKKYYPQSIIFATGASEKFLAFENNDLPGIFGAGAVQTLMNVYGVMPATNVLMIGSGNIGLIVSYQLLQAGVKVAAIVEAAPKIGGYSVHASKLRRLGVPILTSHTIKKAIGKEKVEGAVICELDNDWNEVKDTEQLIKCDAICLSVGLTPLVDLLKQRKVKTTYVSELGGYVPLRDENMETSIKNLFVAGDVSGIEEATAAMIEGQIAGLSVAKRIGKNNKKEIEKRIEEGKNELELLRSGPVGKKIRKGLSKLGLNHGKNYNENFSEEALDISHLMKTGVPSEENLKNKLPSEEKVFDKGPIAISECFQRFPCDPCVKSCPFNAISENGNINNIPYVDFEKCTGCGICVSKCPGLAMFVVHKNFSETTSVVIMPYEFLPRPHKGEIVKVFDREGKYLCDGKVIRILDGKFQDKTAAVSIEIPKRYYLQARNFKVEE, from the coding sequence ATGAGTAAAATTGAAAACCTTGAATTATTGGTTGTAGGTGGAGGTCCTGCAGGACTTTCAGCTGCACTTGCTGCTGCTAATTACGGAATTAAAGTATCTTTAGCAGAAGAAAGAGAATTTTTAGGGGGACAACTAATAAAACAAACCCATAGATTTTTCGGTTCAGAAAAAGAATACGCAGGCACAAGGGGAATAGATATACTGAGAAAGTTGATCGACGAAGTTAACAAAAATAAAAACATAGAAGTGTTATTATCTTCTCGAGTCTTGGGAATCTATGAGGATAACGTTGTAACTATATTAAACGATCATAAAATGAAAAAGTATTATCCTCAAAGTATTATTTTTGCAACGGGGGCATCCGAAAAATTTTTAGCTTTTGAGAATAACGACCTTCCTGGCATTTTTGGTGCTGGGGCAGTTCAGACTTTGATGAATGTTTATGGCGTCATGCCAGCAACAAATGTCTTAATGATTGGTTCGGGAAATATTGGGTTGATAGTTTCTTACCAATTATTACAAGCTGGTGTAAAAGTAGCTGCAATAGTTGAAGCAGCGCCAAAAATAGGTGGATACTCTGTTCATGCATCAAAACTCAGAAGGTTGGGCGTACCGATTTTAACGTCTCATACCATAAAAAAAGCTATCGGAAAAGAAAAAGTTGAAGGAGCGGTAATATGTGAACTCGACAACGATTGGAATGAAGTAAAAGATACAGAACAACTGATCAAATGTGATGCAATCTGTCTATCTGTTGGATTAACCCCATTGGTTGACCTCTTAAAACAAAGGAAAGTAAAAACCACTTATGTCTCAGAACTGGGCGGCTACGTCCCCTTAAGAGACGAAAATATGGAAACCTCAATTAAAAATTTATTTGTTGCAGGGGATGTTTCAGGGATAGAAGAAGCAACAGCAGCAATGATCGAAGGTCAAATAGCCGGTTTATCCGTTGCCAAAAGAATCGGAAAAAACAACAAAAAAGAAATTGAAAAAAGAATAGAAGAAGGTAAAAATGAATTAGAATTGCTAAGATCTGGACCTGTAGGCAAGAAAATTAGGAAAGGTTTATCTAAATTAGGTTTGAATCACGGGAAAAATTATAACGAAAATTTTTCAGAAGAAGCACTCGATATCTCTCACTTGATGAAAACTGGGGTACCTTCGGAAGAAAACTTAAAAAACAAGTTACCATCAGAAGAAAAGGTCTTTGACAAAGGACCTATAGCCATATCAGAGTGCTTTCAAAGATTCCCTTGCGACCCCTGCGTAAAAAGCTGCCCTTTCAACGCCATATCTGAAAATGGTAACATCAACAACATTCCCTACGTTGACTTTGAAAAATGCACCGGATGTGGCATATGTGTTAGCAAATGTCCAGGACTGGCAATGTTTGTAGTTCATAAGAATTTCAGTGAAACAACTTCGGTTGTTATTATGCCTTACGAATTTCTTCCAAGACCCCATAAAGGAGAAATTGTAAAGGTATTTGATAGAGAGGGAAAATACTTATGTGATGGCAAAGTAATAAGAATATTGGATGGAAAATTTCAAGACAAAACAGCCGCAGTGAGTATAGAAATTCCAAAGAGATACTATTTACAAGCCAGGAATTTTAAAGTGGAGGAATGA
- a CDS encoding (2Fe-2S)-binding protein: MDENKVIICRCEDVTLKEIRNAIREGFTTVEEIKRVTRSGMGPCQGKTCGLLIAKEISQMTGKPMEEIELQNIRPPYGGITFEEVTKGTITENDK, translated from the coding sequence ATGGATGAAAACAAAGTAATAATTTGTAGATGTGAAGATGTAACCTTGAAAGAAATAAGGAACGCCATAAGAGAAGGTTTCACCACCGTTGAAGAAATAAAGAGGGTAACAAGAAGCGGTATGGGACCTTGTCAAGGTAAAACTTGTGGCTTGTTGATTGCAAAAGAAATTTCACAGATGACAGGCAAACCGATGGAAGAGATAGAATTGCAAAACATCAGGCCTCCCTATGGAGGAATAACCTTTGAAGAAGTAACAAAAGGAACCATAACGGAAAATGATAAATAA
- a CDS encoding NAD(P)/FAD-dependent oxidoreductase, with the protein MKNKANVVVIGGGVVGCSIAYNLAKKGVKDVVLLEKSYLSSGATGRCGAGVRQQWGTKQNCLLASESMNIFENFADILQIKRDIELKQKGYLLLAYSDKELEQFKKNIEVQHSLNIPSVLLTPKEAKEIVPNLNIEKLVGAAYCAKDGHANPFQVTLGYAEAAQRLGVEINKFTEVKDIKTKNDALLGVQTNKGFIECKKVVVAAGGWTQNITKMAKIDLPIYSERHEILVTESVKSILDPMLMSFSYNIYCQQEPVGSFIMGYGPENEPHSYNMESSWKFLETMSKKATWLLPPLKNIRIIRQWAGLYNISPDRQPIVSQINQVEGLYVACGFSGHGFMLAPAVGILMADIVTGDKLTYDVILDLERFNRGEIIEEPSVV; encoded by the coding sequence ATGAAAAATAAGGCCAATGTTGTAGTAATAGGCGGAGGAGTCGTAGGCTGTTCCATCGCCTATAACCTTGCCAAAAAAGGAGTTAAAGATGTAGTATTACTTGAAAAATCCTATCTTTCAAGCGGAGCAACTGGTAGATGCGGCGCGGGAGTTAGGCAACAATGGGGCACCAAACAAAACTGCCTTTTGGCAAGCGAAAGTATGAATATTTTTGAGAACTTTGCAGATATCCTTCAAATAAAAAGAGACATAGAATTAAAGCAAAAAGGTTACTTATTACTAGCATACTCTGATAAAGAATTAGAACAATTTAAAAAAAATATCGAAGTTCAACACAGTTTAAATATACCTTCTGTTCTATTGACGCCTAAAGAAGCAAAAGAAATCGTTCCCAACTTAAACATAGAAAAATTGGTCGGAGCTGCCTACTGTGCTAAAGACGGGCATGCCAACCCTTTCCAAGTGACTTTGGGTTATGCTGAAGCTGCACAAAGATTAGGTGTGGAAATAAATAAATTTACCGAAGTCAAAGATATAAAAACTAAAAACGATGCATTACTAGGGGTACAAACAAATAAAGGTTTCATAGAATGTAAAAAGGTAGTTGTAGCTGCAGGAGGCTGGACACAGAATATAACTAAAATGGCTAAAATAGATCTACCTATTTACTCTGAAAGACACGAAATATTGGTAACAGAATCTGTTAAAAGTATACTAGATCCAATGCTAATGTCATTCTCTTACAATATTTACTGTCAGCAAGAGCCGGTTGGAAGCTTCATTATGGGTTACGGGCCGGAGAACGAACCACATAGTTACAATATGGAAAGTTCATGGAAATTCCTTGAAACTATGTCAAAAAAAGCAACGTGGTTATTACCTCCTCTTAAAAATATCCGCATCATTAGGCAATGGGCGGGTTTATACAACATTTCGCCAGATAGACAACCAATAGTATCACAAATTAATCAGGTAGAAGGTCTCTATGTCGCATGTGGATTCAGTGGGCATGGTTTTATGCTTGCACCAGCTGTTGGAATTCTAATGGCAGATATAGTTACAGGTGATAAATTAACATACGATGTCATTTTAGATTTAGAAAGATTCAACAGAGGAGAAATCATTGAAGAGCCCTCTGTTGTATAA